The Amyelois transitella isolate CPQ chromosome Z, ilAmyTran1.1, whole genome shotgun sequence genome contains a region encoding:
- the LOC106133941 gene encoding neuralized-like protein 4 isoform X2: MRFHRRCGDRVTLLNDNSTAIRNFVEFNHGLILSAEPLKNDIMFEVCIDRKVNVWNGSLEIGVTTLDPEYMELPATATKLRNTAWIMSGSSIVKDGVTLVNSYGPELDTLREGDCLGVMRTNKAELLFYINGRSLGVAAKDLPLRLFAVIDLYGQCVQVSIVHATGMRPIMETSLDQIEEDPNNDDTLTSSGMDIAGLPPENSTYPKETTDLFIPIPMEGACSLVAQDRLRFHPRCGILVKLSNYNKSAERARPLDDYNNGVVMTHRPLYDCELFEIRIDKLVDKWSGSIEVGVTTHNPATIRFPSTMTNMDSGTIMMSGCKVLVNGHGTCLEYGNFNLDELREGDTVGVMRKDMGILHFFVNGLDQGPAAFNIPEQVFGIIDLYGRVAQATIVDTYTPPPPVVYSPESSLSTESNATIYPEMCFHRVHGRNARLSRNRLTATRATVYSEFNDAVLFSSRPLRECDMFELRIDRMVDCWIGSLEIGVTAIRPEDLESHGGTGTVAGTATDLNWDTYILSGSAMMKDGECVRSGYPLDLDGLTAGSRVGMMWHADRSLHYYLDGMDMGKAWYVPHLNIYAVVDLYGQCTQVTILQNEERAFNYNGCANSDNSLLIHSRALASPPPPYWSFSEYCGDNICLLHDYSIARRRWPDPTGALVFSSAHLAIGEIFEIKILECSLGYAGSFKMGITDINILNAHVNRSLPPSVKFLPHYTTYIDGKYLKTSRPGTLEKDIRSFLPTLEWLRTGDRIGLKKTNDSRVLVYYNSELLDICFKKVPDKVYVVMEMYGPVCKIQAVSRAGNVAHVLPVTIPNEEVKLQPVENNMNNATQSAATNVGEQATEAKAGQAKGETANSNTGPNVSANAAEVAHTATTAETVPAPVENATTVSLVTTESRRKRHSLPYTFHYVHGKNIKLCSSDTVAVRTTGYNHAIAIVSQPLRRGHNFRFRVDKVTEEWSGSVQLGAVGALPHEALPACGIFLEWPCWVISADMLLNNGVYSLSTMAVIFDSLTEQQVLSIHFRFNGDLVLDVDGNVQGVIATVPRNYSHVFPLIDLYGRVQQVSVLLHPYIVVSGASFDLPIIAENAREESLAEYEVEEEPPTSSPELYPQDPRGKRKNKSYSQENLFDDVFDPIPVQPGPSSYSHYSRPIPTYPERPEVRCRRVYPHRQQALHHSLIIPDNRDQPVDNNDVVNRCIQKSHSTHNFTVMGEILLEDEIRQALQHTLSLDSQLGDDEDIVLHEDFCDTNIRHNDRYPEANDVDNLDNEIMDALTLETGNLPDLTEEQSSSIDESTRRDDFWSESLSAENLNYLNRILCLDQEGVEGQSLESEWEASGEGCEHLHLVLKYWNFLVLPYPELRQAVSWGQVRCYCSNCQPDAQPPLAGWVRIERIDGVGAAQRAFWHVVRSTLGSSQAAGVPTGVVRRPRSLAMAPSTSPVFDIWFDEEGKPHHTVLAIEIDVEGNEAENDRLLAFLIYLKSHVVFVEDNLPSLED, from the exons atgagaTTCCACCGAAGATGTGGTGACAGAGTCACCCTATTAAACGACAATTCCACTGCCATAAGaaattttgttgaatttaACCACGGGCTCATCTTGAGCGCAGAGCCACTGAAAAATGATATTATGTTTGAAGTGTGCATTGATAGAAAG GTGAATGTTTGGAATGGTTCCCTAGAAATTGGTGTGACAACATTGGATCCCGAGTACATGGAATTACCAGCTACAGCCACAAAACTCCGTAACACAGCATGG ATAATGTCAGGCAGCTCGATAGTAAAAGATGGGGTCACATTGGTCAACTCGTATGGTCCCGAACTAGATACTCTTCGAGAAGGGGATTGTCTTGGAGTTATGAGAACTAATAAG GCTgagttacttttttatataaatggtCGATCACTTGGAGTAGCGGCAAAAGATCTGCCTCTGAGGTTGTTTGCAGTCATAGATTTGTACGGTCAGTGTGTGCAAGTATCAATAGTTCATGCTACAGGAATGAGACCTATAATGGAAACAAGTTTAGATcag ATTGAAGAAGATCCGAACAATGATGACACATTGACGTCAAGCGGAATGGACATAGCTGGTCTGCCTCCTGAGAACTCTACCTACCCTAAAGAGACCACGGATTTGTTCATACCAATACCTATGGAAGGCGCTTGTTCTCTGG TGGCTCAAGATCGTTTAAGATTTCATCCAAGATGTGGAATTCTAGTCAAAttatctaattataataa GTCGGCGGAAAGGGCGCGCCCTTTAGACGATTACAACAATGGCGTGGTGATGACGCATAGACCTCTTTACGACTGCGAGCTGTTTGAGATACGCATCGATAAGCTCGTCGACAAGTGGAGTGGCAGTATTGAG GTCGGTGTTACCACTCACAATCCTGCGACCATAAGATTTCCCTCCACAATGACCAACATGGACTCTGGTACTATAATGATGTCAGGCTGCAAAGTCCTGGTGAATGGCCACGGTACTTGCCTGGAGTATGGAAACTTTAACCTGGATGAACTTAGG GAAGGCGACACTGTTGGTGTGATGCGTAAAGATATGGGAATACTACATTTCTTTGTGAATGGGTTGGATCAAGGGCCAGCCGCTTTCAACATTCCAGAGCAAGTTTTTGGTATTATTG ATTTGTATGGTCGTGTGGCGCAAGCTACCATTGTGGACACTTACACACCGCCGCCTCCCGTCGTATATTCGCCGGAATCATCATTATCTACAGAGTCGAATGCTACCATTTATCC AGAAATGTGCTTCCACCGCGTGCACGGTCGCAACGCCCGGCTCAGCCGCAACCGACTGACGGCAACGCGCGCCACAGTTTACTCTGAATTCAACGACGCGGTGTTGTTCAGTTCGAGGCCGTTGAGAGAATGCGATATGTTTGAACTGAGAATCGACAGGATGGTGGATTGCTGGATCGGGAGTCTTGAAATTg GTGTGACTGCCATCCGCCCTGAAGATTTAGAATCGCACGGGGGCACGGGCACCGTCGCTGGCACCGCCACGGACCTAAACTGGGACACGTATATTCTCAGCGGTTCAGCGATGATGAAAGATGGCGAATGCGTTCGTAGTGGATATCCACTCGATTTGGATGGTCTTACAGCGGGAAGCCGTGTGG GTATGATGTGGCATGCAGATCGAAGCCTGCATTACTACTTGGACGGCATGGACATGGGGAAAGCTTGGTATGTCCCGCATCTAAACATTTACGCGGTTGTGGATCTCTATGGACAGTGCACACAG gtaACGATACTACAGAACGAAGAAAGGGCTTTCAACTATAACGGCTGTGCTAATTCTGATAACTCGCTATTGATTCACTCAAGAGCCCTGGCTTCACCACCGCCTCCGTATTG gagTTTCTCAGAATACTGTGGAGACAACATCTGCCTGTTGCACGACTATTCCATCGCCCGCCGTCGTTGGCCGGACCCCACTGGAGCCCTGGTGTTCAGCTCCGCGCATCTTGCCATTGGAGAAATTTTTGAG ATCAAAATTTTGGAATGCTCGCTTGGATATGCTGGTAGTTTCAAAATGGGGATAACCgatataaacattttgaacGCGCACGTAAATCGAAGTCTTCCGCCGTCCGTGAAGTTCCTTCCACATTATACAACTTACATCGACG GTAAATATTTGAAGACATCTCGCCCTGGCACCCTTGAGAAAGACATCCGTTCATTTTTGCCCACTTTGGAGTGGCTTCGGACCGGAGACCGCATCGGCTTGAAGAAGACCAACGATTCTCGAGTCCTTGTTTACTACAACTCGGAACTACTCGATATTTGCTTCAAGAAAGTTCCCGAT AAAGTGTATGTGGTAATGGAAATGTACGGACCGGTGTGTAAAATTCAAGCTGTTTCTAGAGCTGGAAACGTGGCTCATGTTCTACCTGTTACCA TTCCCAACGAAGAGGTCAAACTACAACCAGTTGAAAACAACATGAACAATGCCACTCAATCTGCCGCTACAAATGTTGGGGAACAAGCAACCGAAGCCAAAGCCGGACAGGCCAAAGGCGAGACTGCCAATTCAAATACTGGACCTAATGTTAGTGCCAACGCCGCAGAAGTCGCCCACACTGCTACAACTGCCGAAACTGTTCCTGCTCCAGTAGAAAATGCTACGACAGTGTCTTTGGTCACTACTGAGTCCCGACGCAAACGACATTCACTGCCATACACGTTCCATTATGTGCACGGCAAGAATATCAAGCTTTGTAGTTCAG ATACTGTAGCGGTACGAACTACAGGGTACAATCACGCGATCGCAATCGTTAGCCAGCCTTTGAGGAGGGGTCATAATTTCAGG TTTCGCGTAGACAAAGTGACTGAAGAATGGAGCGGTAGTGTTCAACTTGGCGCGGTGGGCGCCCTTCCACACGAAGCGTTACCCGCCTGCGGAATATTTCTTGAGTGGCCATGCTGGGTCATCTCCGCCGACATGCTGCTAAACAACGGCGTCTAT AGCCTCAGCACGATGGCCGTCATATTCGACTCGCTGACGGAGCAACAAGTTCTCTCCATACACTTCCGTTTCAACGGCGACCTGGTGCTAGACGTCGACGGCAACGTGCAGGGCGTCATAGCCACGGTTCCCAGGAACTACAGTCATGTCTTCCCGCTCATTGATCTCTATGGACGAGTGCAACAG GTATCTGTCCTACTTCACCCGTATATTGTCGTCAGTGGCGCCTCATTCGATCTACCAATCATAGCAGAAAATGCCCGCGAAGAATCCCTAGCCGAGTACGAGGTTGAAGAGGAACCTCCAACATCTTCCCCGGAGCTCTACCCGCAAGACCCACGCGGCAAACGAAAGAACAAATCTTACAGCCAAGAAAATCTCTTTGACGACGTGTTCGACCCGATCCCAGTTCAACCCGGCCCTAGTTCCTACTCCCATTACTCACGACCAATCCCAACTTATCCCGAAAGACCTGAAGTGAGGTGCCGAAGAGTTTACCCTCACCGTCAACAGGCACTCCACCACAGTCTCATCATACCTGACAACAGAGACCAACCCGTGGATAACAACGATGTCGTCAATAGATGCATACAAAAAAGTCACTCCACTCATAATTTCACAGTAATGGGGGAAATACTTCTAGAAGATGAGATAAGACAAGCTTTACAGCACACGCTCAGCTTAGACTCTCAGTTGGGAGACGACGAAGATATCGTGCTTCATGAAGACTTTTGCGATACTAATATTCGTCACAACGATCGATATCCCGAAGCCAATGATGTGGATAATCTAGATAACGAAATAATGGACGCGCTGACGTTAGAGACGGGGAATTTGCCAGATTTGACTGAAGAGCAGTCGTCGTCTATAGACGAGTCTACTCGCCGTGATGATTTCTGGTCGGAATCTTTGTCAGCtgagaatttgaattatttgaatCGCATATTGTGTTTGGATCAAGAGGGTGTCGAGGGGCAGAGCTTGGAGTCGGAGTGGGAGGCTTCGGGGGAGGGTTGCGAGCATTTGCACTTGGTGCTGAAGTACTGGAATTTCCTGGTGCTGCCGTACCCGGAGTTGCGGCAAGCGGTTTCGTGGGGACAAGTGCGGTGTTATTGCTCCAACTGCCAACCAGACGCCCAGCCGCCTCTCGctg GCTGGGTCCGCATTGAACGCATCGACGGTGTGGGCGCTGCTCAGCGTGCATTCTGGCATGTCGTCCGCTCCACACTAGGCTCGAGCCAGGCGGCCGGCGTCCCCACGGGAGTGGTCAGGCGGCCGCGGTCTCTAGCTATGGCTCCTAGCACGAGTCCCGTGTTTGATAT ATGGTTTGACGAAGAGGGCAAACCTCATCACACCGTGCTTGCCATCGAGATTGATGTTGA GGGTAACGAGGCAGAGAATGATCGCTTGCTCGCATTTCTGATATATTTGAAGTCGCATGTGGTCTTCGTGGAAGACAACCTACCGAGCTTAGAAGATTAA
- the LOC106133941 gene encoding neuralized-like protein 4 isoform X1 — protein sequence MRFHRRCGDRVTLLNDNSTAIRNFVEFNHGLILSAEPLKNDIMFEVCIDRKVNVWNGSLEIGVTTLDPEYMELPATATKLRNTAWIMSGSSIVKDGVTLVNSYGPELDTLREGDCLGVMRTNKAELLFYINGRSLGVAAKDLPLRLFAVIDLYGQCVQVSIVHATGMRPIMETSLDQIEEDPNNDDTLTSSGMDIAGLPPENSTYPKETTDLFIPIPMEGACSLVAQDRLRFHPRCGILVKLSNYNKSAERARPLDDYNNGVVMTHRPLYDCELFEIRIDKLVDKWSGSIEVGVTTHNPATIRFPSTMTNMDSGTIMMSGCKVLVNGHGTCLEYGNFNLDELREGDTVGMMRKEDGKLHYFINGIDQGIASENVDQQVWGVVDLYGMTVKVSIVDPCEELDSNIQSVPIEATPEEQASNPIRPQIDEESLLFHSLRDSNVIIINDGKTAHRPNAFEFFNNGIVMTNRTLRTGELFQVRLDLVIPKWAGSIEIGVTQNTSNDIQIPFKMSNAKSGTWAMTGEDVIHDGIVVIPQYVRNLNRLVEGDTVGVMRKDMGILHFFVNGLDQGPAAFNIPEQVFGIIDLYGRVAQATIVDTYTPPPPVVYSPESSLSTESNATIYPEMCFHRVHGRNARLSRNRLTATRATVYSEFNDAVLFSSRPLRECDMFELRIDRMVDCWIGSLEIGVTAIRPEDLESHGGTGTVAGTATDLNWDTYILSGSAMMKDGECVRSGYPLDLDGLTAGSRVGMMWHADRSLHYYLDGMDMGKAWYVPHLNIYAVVDLYGQCTQVTILQNEERAFNYNGCANSDNSLLIHSRALASPPPPYWSFSEYCGDNICLLHDYSIARRRWPDPTGALVFSSAHLAIGEIFEIKILECSLGYAGSFKMGITDINILNAHVNRSLPPSVKFLPHYTTYIDGKYLKTSRPGTLEKDIRSFLPTLEWLRTGDRIGLKKTNDSRVLVYYNSELLDICFKKVPDKVYVVMEMYGPVCKIQAVSRAGNVAHVLPVTIPNEEVKLQPVENNMNNATQSAATNVGEQATEAKAGQAKGETANSNTGPNVSANAAEVAHTATTAETVPAPVENATTVSLVTTESRRKRHSLPYTFHYVHGKNIKLCSSDTVAVRTTGYNHAIAIVSQPLRRGHNFRFRVDKVTEEWSGSVQLGAVGALPHEALPACGIFLEWPCWVISADMLLNNGVYSLSTMAVIFDSLTEQQVLSIHFRFNGDLVLDVDGNVQGVIATVPRNYSHVFPLIDLYGRVQQVSVLLHPYIVVSGASFDLPIIAENAREESLAEYEVEEEPPTSSPELYPQDPRGKRKNKSYSQENLFDDVFDPIPVQPGPSSYSHYSRPIPTYPERPEVRCRRVYPHRQQALHHSLIIPDNRDQPVDNNDVVNRCIQKSHSTHNFTVMGEILLEDEIRQALQHTLSLDSQLGDDEDIVLHEDFCDTNIRHNDRYPEANDVDNLDNEIMDALTLETGNLPDLTEEQSSSIDESTRRDDFWSESLSAENLNYLNRILCLDQEGVEGQSLESEWEASGEGCEHLHLVLKYWNFLVLPYPELRQAVSWGQVRCYCSNCQPDAQPPLAGWVRIERIDGVGAAQRAFWHVVRSTLGSSQAAGVPTGVVRRPRSLAMAPSTSPVFDIWFDEEGKPHHTVLAIEIDVEGNEAENDRLLAFLIYLKSHVVFVEDNLPSLED from the exons atgagaTTCCACCGAAGATGTGGTGACAGAGTCACCCTATTAAACGACAATTCCACTGCCATAAGaaattttgttgaatttaACCACGGGCTCATCTTGAGCGCAGAGCCACTGAAAAATGATATTATGTTTGAAGTGTGCATTGATAGAAAG GTGAATGTTTGGAATGGTTCCCTAGAAATTGGTGTGACAACATTGGATCCCGAGTACATGGAATTACCAGCTACAGCCACAAAACTCCGTAACACAGCATGG ATAATGTCAGGCAGCTCGATAGTAAAAGATGGGGTCACATTGGTCAACTCGTATGGTCCCGAACTAGATACTCTTCGAGAAGGGGATTGTCTTGGAGTTATGAGAACTAATAAG GCTgagttacttttttatataaatggtCGATCACTTGGAGTAGCGGCAAAAGATCTGCCTCTGAGGTTGTTTGCAGTCATAGATTTGTACGGTCAGTGTGTGCAAGTATCAATAGTTCATGCTACAGGAATGAGACCTATAATGGAAACAAGTTTAGATcag ATTGAAGAAGATCCGAACAATGATGACACATTGACGTCAAGCGGAATGGACATAGCTGGTCTGCCTCCTGAGAACTCTACCTACCCTAAAGAGACCACGGATTTGTTCATACCAATACCTATGGAAGGCGCTTGTTCTCTGG TGGCTCAAGATCGTTTAAGATTTCATCCAAGATGTGGAATTCTAGTCAAAttatctaattataataa GTCGGCGGAAAGGGCGCGCCCTTTAGACGATTACAACAATGGCGTGGTGATGACGCATAGACCTCTTTACGACTGCGAGCTGTTTGAGATACGCATCGATAAGCTCGTCGACAAGTGGAGTGGCAGTATTGAG GTCGGTGTTACCACTCACAATCCTGCGACCATAAGATTTCCCTCCACAATGACCAACATGGACTCTGGTACTATAATGATGTCAGGCTGCAAAGTCCTGGTGAATGGCCACGGTACTTGCCTGGAGTATGGAAACTTTAACCTGGATGAACTTAGG GAAGGTGATACAGTGGGAATGATGCGCAAGGAGGATGGAAAATTGCATTATTTCATTAATGGTATCGACCAGGGTATTGCTTCAGAGAATGTAGACCAGCAAGTGTGGGGCGTTGTCGATTTGTATGGAATGACAGTAAAG GTGTCCATAGTAGATCCATGTGAAGAATTGGACAGTAACATACAAAGCGTCCCAATTGAAGCAACACCTGAGGAACAGGCCTCCA aTCCCATAAGACCGCAAATAGACGAAGAGAGCCTTTTATTTCATTCGCTGCGTGATTcgaatgttattattattaatgatgGTAAGACTGCTCATAGGCCTAA tgCTTTCGAGTTCTTCAACAACGGAATAGTGATGACCAACCGCACCTTGAGAACTGGCGAGTTGTTCCAAGTTAGACTCGACCTGGTCATCCCTAAATGGGCCGGAAGCATTGAGATCGGGGTCACGCAGAATACTTCGAATGATATACAGATACCTTTTAAAATGAGCAACGCGAA ATCCGGTACTTGGGCCATGACCGGAGAAGATGTCATTCACGATGGCATTGTTGTCATCCCGCAATACGTGAGAAACTTGAACAGACTTGTG GAAGGCGACACTGTTGGTGTGATGCGTAAAGATATGGGAATACTACATTTCTTTGTGAATGGGTTGGATCAAGGGCCAGCCGCTTTCAACATTCCAGAGCAAGTTTTTGGTATTATTG ATTTGTATGGTCGTGTGGCGCAAGCTACCATTGTGGACACTTACACACCGCCGCCTCCCGTCGTATATTCGCCGGAATCATCATTATCTACAGAGTCGAATGCTACCATTTATCC AGAAATGTGCTTCCACCGCGTGCACGGTCGCAACGCCCGGCTCAGCCGCAACCGACTGACGGCAACGCGCGCCACAGTTTACTCTGAATTCAACGACGCGGTGTTGTTCAGTTCGAGGCCGTTGAGAGAATGCGATATGTTTGAACTGAGAATCGACAGGATGGTGGATTGCTGGATCGGGAGTCTTGAAATTg GTGTGACTGCCATCCGCCCTGAAGATTTAGAATCGCACGGGGGCACGGGCACCGTCGCTGGCACCGCCACGGACCTAAACTGGGACACGTATATTCTCAGCGGTTCAGCGATGATGAAAGATGGCGAATGCGTTCGTAGTGGATATCCACTCGATTTGGATGGTCTTACAGCGGGAAGCCGTGTGG GTATGATGTGGCATGCAGATCGAAGCCTGCATTACTACTTGGACGGCATGGACATGGGGAAAGCTTGGTATGTCCCGCATCTAAACATTTACGCGGTTGTGGATCTCTATGGACAGTGCACACAG gtaACGATACTACAGAACGAAGAAAGGGCTTTCAACTATAACGGCTGTGCTAATTCTGATAACTCGCTATTGATTCACTCAAGAGCCCTGGCTTCACCACCGCCTCCGTATTG gagTTTCTCAGAATACTGTGGAGACAACATCTGCCTGTTGCACGACTATTCCATCGCCCGCCGTCGTTGGCCGGACCCCACTGGAGCCCTGGTGTTCAGCTCCGCGCATCTTGCCATTGGAGAAATTTTTGAG ATCAAAATTTTGGAATGCTCGCTTGGATATGCTGGTAGTTTCAAAATGGGGATAACCgatataaacattttgaacGCGCACGTAAATCGAAGTCTTCCGCCGTCCGTGAAGTTCCTTCCACATTATACAACTTACATCGACG GTAAATATTTGAAGACATCTCGCCCTGGCACCCTTGAGAAAGACATCCGTTCATTTTTGCCCACTTTGGAGTGGCTTCGGACCGGAGACCGCATCGGCTTGAAGAAGACCAACGATTCTCGAGTCCTTGTTTACTACAACTCGGAACTACTCGATATTTGCTTCAAGAAAGTTCCCGAT AAAGTGTATGTGGTAATGGAAATGTACGGACCGGTGTGTAAAATTCAAGCTGTTTCTAGAGCTGGAAACGTGGCTCATGTTCTACCTGTTACCA TTCCCAACGAAGAGGTCAAACTACAACCAGTTGAAAACAACATGAACAATGCCACTCAATCTGCCGCTACAAATGTTGGGGAACAAGCAACCGAAGCCAAAGCCGGACAGGCCAAAGGCGAGACTGCCAATTCAAATACTGGACCTAATGTTAGTGCCAACGCCGCAGAAGTCGCCCACACTGCTACAACTGCCGAAACTGTTCCTGCTCCAGTAGAAAATGCTACGACAGTGTCTTTGGTCACTACTGAGTCCCGACGCAAACGACATTCACTGCCATACACGTTCCATTATGTGCACGGCAAGAATATCAAGCTTTGTAGTTCAG ATACTGTAGCGGTACGAACTACAGGGTACAATCACGCGATCGCAATCGTTAGCCAGCCTTTGAGGAGGGGTCATAATTTCAGG TTTCGCGTAGACAAAGTGACTGAAGAATGGAGCGGTAGTGTTCAACTTGGCGCGGTGGGCGCCCTTCCACACGAAGCGTTACCCGCCTGCGGAATATTTCTTGAGTGGCCATGCTGGGTCATCTCCGCCGACATGCTGCTAAACAACGGCGTCTAT AGCCTCAGCACGATGGCCGTCATATTCGACTCGCTGACGGAGCAACAAGTTCTCTCCATACACTTCCGTTTCAACGGCGACCTGGTGCTAGACGTCGACGGCAACGTGCAGGGCGTCATAGCCACGGTTCCCAGGAACTACAGTCATGTCTTCCCGCTCATTGATCTCTATGGACGAGTGCAACAG GTATCTGTCCTACTTCACCCGTATATTGTCGTCAGTGGCGCCTCATTCGATCTACCAATCATAGCAGAAAATGCCCGCGAAGAATCCCTAGCCGAGTACGAGGTTGAAGAGGAACCTCCAACATCTTCCCCGGAGCTCTACCCGCAAGACCCACGCGGCAAACGAAAGAACAAATCTTACAGCCAAGAAAATCTCTTTGACGACGTGTTCGACCCGATCCCAGTTCAACCCGGCCCTAGTTCCTACTCCCATTACTCACGACCAATCCCAACTTATCCCGAAAGACCTGAAGTGAGGTGCCGAAGAGTTTACCCTCACCGTCAACAGGCACTCCACCACAGTCTCATCATACCTGACAACAGAGACCAACCCGTGGATAACAACGATGTCGTCAATAGATGCATACAAAAAAGTCACTCCACTCATAATTTCACAGTAATGGGGGAAATACTTCTAGAAGATGAGATAAGACAAGCTTTACAGCACACGCTCAGCTTAGACTCTCAGTTGGGAGACGACGAAGATATCGTGCTTCATGAAGACTTTTGCGATACTAATATTCGTCACAACGATCGATATCCCGAAGCCAATGATGTGGATAATCTAGATAACGAAATAATGGACGCGCTGACGTTAGAGACGGGGAATTTGCCAGATTTGACTGAAGAGCAGTCGTCGTCTATAGACGAGTCTACTCGCCGTGATGATTTCTGGTCGGAATCTTTGTCAGCtgagaatttgaattatttgaatCGCATATTGTGTTTGGATCAAGAGGGTGTCGAGGGGCAGAGCTTGGAGTCGGAGTGGGAGGCTTCGGGGGAGGGTTGCGAGCATTTGCACTTGGTGCTGAAGTACTGGAATTTCCTGGTGCTGCCGTACCCGGAGTTGCGGCAAGCGGTTTCGTGGGGACAAGTGCGGTGTTATTGCTCCAACTGCCAACCAGACGCCCAGCCGCCTCTCGctg GCTGGGTCCGCATTGAACGCATCGACGGTGTGGGCGCTGCTCAGCGTGCATTCTGGCATGTCGTCCGCTCCACACTAGGCTCGAGCCAGGCGGCCGGCGTCCCCACGGGAGTGGTCAGGCGGCCGCGGTCTCTAGCTATGGCTCCTAGCACGAGTCCCGTGTTTGATAT ATGGTTTGACGAAGAGGGCAAACCTCATCACACCGTGCTTGCCATCGAGATTGATGTTGA GGGTAACGAGGCAGAGAATGATCGCTTGCTCGCATTTCTGATATATTTGAAGTCGCATGTGGTCTTCGTGGAAGACAACCTACCGAGCTTAGAAGATTAA